In the genome of Sciurus carolinensis chromosome 3, mSciCar1.2, whole genome shotgun sequence, one region contains:
- the Ptges3l gene encoding putative protein PTGES3L, whose amino-acid sequence MARQHARTLWYDRPKYVFMEFCVEDSTDVHVLIEDHRIVFSCKNGDGVELYNEIEFYAKVNSKDSQDKRSGRSITCFVRKWKEKVAWPRLTKEDIKPVWLSVDFDNWRDWEGDEEVELAHVEHYAELLKKVSTKRPPPAMDDLDDDSDGAEATSN is encoded by the exons ATGGCGCG GCAGCATGCCCGGACCCTGTGGTATGACAGACCCAAGTATGTGTTCATGGAGTTTTGTGTTGAGGACAGCACGGATGTCCATGTGCTCATTGAGGATCATCGCATTGTGTTCAG CTGCAAGAATGGTGATGGAGTGGAGTTGTACAACGAGATTGAGTTCTATGCCAAAGTGAACTCCAAG GATTCCCAGGATAAGAGGTCCGGCCGCTCTATTACTTGCTTTGTGAGGAAATGGAAGGAGAAGGTGGCCTGGCCCCGGCTCACCAAGGAGGATATCAAG CCAGTGTGGCTGTCTGTGGACTTTGATAACTGGAGAGACTGGGAGGGAGATGAAGAGGTGGAGCTGGCTCACGTGGAGCATTATGCAGAG CTTTTGAAGAAGGTCAGCACCAAGAGACCTCCACCTGCCATGGATGACCTGGAT GATGATTCTGACGGTGCTGAAGCAACAAGTAATTAA